From Drosophila suzukii chromosome 2R, CBGP_Dsuzu_IsoJpt1.0, whole genome shotgun sequence, a single genomic window includes:
- the tou gene encoding bromodomain adjacent to zinc finger domain protein 2B isoform X5, which produces MNKNAGDGSDGKNSNKNSNAGGGGGAGGPHDPTGLLDAASLFAYWGRDPTGAAAAAASNPLFNSQFNAAAAAGLGLLPQAGGASANDRYSMAAAAAAAAGAHHHQNTMAVAASQAASLAGLHPASWWSMAQLAAQDYFSRLQASGLSPFPHPDLAAAFGPAGMGMGGGAGGAGAGGGGAGVLGQGGGGGNGGSGNGGGGSSSGSSGSKSNKSRKEKRAAQQQQQQQQSLANSLNAAAAAAAAAAANHPAAALASMHGFGVGVPGTSIPSVSTGSGSISTNSGGHGSYKSTASAYGKPSTMTSSSMASNPGSAYDPVTLHKELLAMQAVAAAASGSGSSGSSSKKSGGGGSSSSSMHGHGMGMGGSGGMMSSGKASTSVSASNSSLGGMHPSLASSNPLMSPHAGLGSSSSSSGKDRDKNNPSLNALNSLSQFGALGMTPQQSMQAAMNAFAASSGVSSSATITSSPHHSSQQQQQQMGGNSSTSGSGGKSSAKDYMMGTGSEHPSLLGVRLPPDTEIIKYTSSIVGPKIPGTTSRGRKKTISETEQQTTQQQQKQQHQAEQHLLQQQQQAQAQAQKELDSTTNAISSLLAFPGLSPAKRARLEMEYAAMAAAAQQQHQQAQQQHQAQQQLHGMLGAAGIPGMAGLVGLPGMSGNPLDQLSVSKASSSTAATTSTSSSSAGSNLLNQSSSDRVEVIKLPPTITSNGAYNLSSKGKEVHDLTTDLAPTSGGVNLSLKANANNANALTPSGAVGSASNPITIDDFDAPLNLSMKPSDKSNSGSTTPAGGASSSSSAALANLASDYQAVASGQSGNSLQSLSSITAALGGTGGMPGGSISGSGGTSPAPAGAGTGASGGSGSGSGGGSSSYKEGRPRNLGRGVSKPKKNTVASLLAQSRAVGLKPMLATQQLLQQGADIEKIRLALSEANAHMETSTDSESVAAESGLSESESEDANILNVAELRVPLELGWKRETVIRGLTKQGQIRGEVTYYAPGSTAPLKSNGQVFAILEQQPSNLSRENFSFSARAIVGSFLQPAPPPYANDGEYIRMTDEDVAKRLEDLKVFTRQTLNVEQRIEIAKQQQAMRDAKKLQKEELARNKEKARQEKNSKLEQQRKDKELKNQQAVEERKKRQEELDRLKQEELLKKQQEKEKRRQEAILAKEQELQKQKEMLLAAEMERERRRQHMSLIRMLEVRRKFEDREKKKHQLVLDRLLLRERRMAERKRDAEILQLIRRPNEDSELPQELVIPELDRIAGNRLPGQAMADLLMVFEFLHNFGETLGFDMESLPTLQNLHDALISDSSADAEEELLSVMTHLLVCAIEDPGVPNPGRHTTLLGQSLRNADITNSNVSEILRIYLYATATGEVRQMHGITVDRERERRVPDHHQVDTDTATHSHSAKNQEYYKLLHENDTWKLSHSLKDRPFVALNPTRKAQMLAHLCNDLLMNKAVLRQIDGSLETCAQMRKEKYMTDMKVRKYKALHMRKARIEAYERAQAEREAAMQALMAQQKLDAERLKAEEEAKAAAAEEAAAAAETEEEATKGGSPNGEKPKEEDQDEQAVTKEPQQQPMDVDGVADEESLVSPAKSIIQADNTLTPNKQDMATPTYQINGSSTPTTSATTGSEVSALLQAKKSGARNSINDEHHHDVSIIDDDLSDLDSEITNVEEDEDNRLSADELQKKLDKIVRASLNCKEALEKSTNQLRAACFGQDRFWRRYWKLPKAGGIFIEALESAQNDICGYHEALEGMDDKKDAASEKENAEKEKTEAESAEQPMEVDESLTQLEDGAPAQNVELSETNQPNSHQEEEDDDDDVTEINKVEPEIVDLGDDDDDAAPPLPKIEPPRPEIKVKSEMELMGPPPTTMISTKTDFEAEIKIPAMPGILMPPTLNNNNNSNNNNNNNGSDNCDKLETGLNLGLGQQQQQNFGQAVIKMEDMKKEDDCIIVSTSSADDTPKWFSIVRREVPLISELPAEEGGVVGQELQISFANQNCSAQLQLQGHPWDLINNMQYYSIPMDECKVDTSKLGNECIFSLSGLDEKQMLAKVEEYKAHKVESKNGLGSPHRHHETEDDEEQAKLRLDKNFDTEMETDADELAGKDKFFRLRSDAPPDTGGGTNEGGADVKPKIELRLDEALSQAYYHNIANMSLSSVQTYIPIDIPLPLSMTPDEHRLLEQVKLAGFPERVHGVYVPRRQRYGWWQLDDEQKLRQLLKTLNPSGLRERELQENLQRFLGLEQPLGVNYQLKSDAEFPEEFLMPDKKGDWNPKVAKRVELALIEQLESLEDKVASASMQLKNWQLPNRVESELTLDSQEDVTEEDFVSIIPMIRERIIDLEANIERRYLKPPLGSQTGDAHLAVIAQNQHTSTQTQNSASAAAYLLQMQQQQQQQLAQQQQQQGSGTGNNMNPSSFNERTMALAAAAAASGTGNNAAGAGNSATGGGVTPCESGSGEPNSGNASPASNCDSDRDEKVEHIPKGLVQWRDAVSRSHTTAQLAMALYVLESCVAWDKSIMKAVLLRVREQSHQ; this is translated from the exons atgaacaaaaatgCCGGCGATGGCAGCGATGGCAAAAACTCAAACAAAAACTCGAATGCGGGAGGGGGTGGTGGAGCCGGGGGGCCGCACGACCCCACCGGCCTCCTAGATGCAGCTTCCCTGTTCG CTTACTGGGGACGTGATCCCACTGGAGCGGCTGCTGCAGCGGCATCCAATCCGCTCTTCAACTCGCAGTTCAAtgccgccgctgctgccgGATTGGGTTTACTGCCTCAGGCCGGAGGCGCTTCTGCCAATGACCGCTATTCCATGGCAGCTGCAGCGGCCGCGGCGGCGGGAGCCCATCATCATCAGAATACGATGGCAGTGGCCGCCTCGCAGGCCGCCAGTTTGGCCGGTTTGCATCCAGCAA GCTGGTGGTCCATGGCCCAGCTAGCTGCCCAGGATTACTTCAGCCGCCTGCAGGCCTCGGGTCTCTCCCCCTTCCCACATCCCGATCTGGCGGCTGCCTTTGGACCAGCTGGCATGGGAATGGGTGGCGGAGCTGGAGGAGCGGGTGCTGGAGGCGGAGGAGCAGGTGTCCTTGGCCAAGGCGGAGGCGGGGGAAATGGAGGAAGTGGCAACGGTGGCGGTGGCTCCTCATCCGGATCCTCCGGTAGCAAGTCGAACAAGTCGCGCAAGGAGAAGCGAGCtgcccagcagcaacaacaacagcagcagagTCTGGCCAACAGTCTAAATGCGGCAGCtgcggcggcagcagcagcagcggccaACCATCCCGCCGCTGCGCTGGCCAGTATGCATGGATTCGGAGTGGGAGTGCCGGGCACCAGCATTCCGTCGGTGAGCACAGGCAGTGGTTCTATATCTACCAATAGTGGAGGTCATGGGAGCTACAAG AGCACGGCTAGCGCCTATGGAAAACCCTCGACCATGACGAGCAGTAGCATGGCAAGCAATCCGGGCTCCGCCTACGATCCGGTGACCCTTCACAAGGAGCTGTTGGCCATGCAGGCCGTGGCAGCCGCTGCTTCCGGTTCGGGTTCCAGCGGTTCCTCCAGCAAGAAGTCCGGTGGAGGTGGCTCATCATCCTCATCAATGCACGGCCACGGAATGGGAATGGGTGGTAGTGGTGGCATGATGTCCAGTGGCAAGGCTTCGACCAGTGTAAGCGCTAGCAATTCATCATTAGGTGGAATGCATCCCAGTCTGGCCAGTAGCAATCCGCTAATGTCGCCGCATGCGGGGTTGGGCTCATCGTCTTCGTCATCCGGAAAGGATCGTGACAAAAACAATCCCTCGCTAAACGCGCTCAACTCGCTGTCGCAGTTTGGAGCCTTGGGCATGACGCCGCAACAAAGCATGCAGGCGGCAATGAATGCTTTTGCGGCCAGCTCCGGAGTGTCGTCGTCCGCCACGATAACCTCCTCGCCGCATCACTCctcccagcagcagcagcaacaaatgGGTGGCAACAGTTCCACGTCGGGATCGGGCGGCAAATCCAGCGCCAAGGATTACATGATGGG CACTGGTAGTGAGCACCCGTCTCTTCTTGGAGTTCGTTTACCACCGGACACGGAGATAATCAAGTACACGTCCTCGATTGTGGGACCCAAGATACCTGGTACTACCTCGCGCGGTCGCAAAAAGACAATTTCTGAAACTGAACAGCAAacaacacaacaacaacagaaacaacaacaccaAGCAGAACAACACCTACtccaacaacagcaacaagcaCAAGCACAAGCACAAAAAGAGCTCGACAGCACCACAAATGCCATTTCCTCTCTGCTTGCATTTCCAGGTCTCAGTCCCGCGAAGCGGGCTAGACTCGAAATGGAGTACGCGGCAATGGCCGCGGCCGcccaacagcaacatcagcaggcccagcagcaacaccaggcGCAGCAGCAACTCCACGGGATGCTGGGGGCAGCCGGGATCCCTGGAATGGCTGGACTGGTCGGTCTGCCGGGCATGAGTGGCAATCCACTCGATCAGTTGAGTGTGAGCAAGGCCAGCTCCTCGACGGCGGCCACAACCAGTACCAGTTCCTCCTCAGCAGGGAGCAACCTGCTCAACCAGAGCTCCAGTGATCGCGTGGAGGTGATCAAACTGCCGCCAACAATCACTTCTAACGGCGCGTATAACCTCTCGAGCAAGGGTAAAGAGGTACATGACCTCACCACCGATCTGGCTCCCACTTCTGGAGGTGTGAATCTCAGCCTAAAGGCTAATGCGAACAATGCAAATGCCTTGACACCCAGCGGAGCCGTAGGCTCAGCCTCCAATCCCATCACAATCGATGACTTTGATGCGCCACTTAATCTTTCCATGAAACCCTCTGATAAGAGCAACAGTGGCTCTACAACTCCAGCAGGAGGGGCGTCCTCCTCTTCCAGCGCAGCGTTGGCCAATTTGGCAAGTGACTATCAGGCGGTGGCCAGTGGCCAAAGCGGGAATAGCCTGCAGAGCTTGAGCTCGATTACAGCTGCTTTGGGAGGAACTGGAGGCATGCCAGGTGGATCCATTTCAGGCAGCGGAGGAACCTCCCCAGCTCCGGCAGGTGCCGGCACAGGAGCCTCCGGTGGTTCGGGATCTGGATCCGGCGGGGGATCGTCCTCTTACAAAGAGGGAAGACCTCGTAACCTTGGACGCGGTGTATCCAAGCCCAAGAAGAACACGGTTGCTTCGTTGTTGGCACAATCCCGAGCTGTGGGACTAAAACCGATGCTGGCCACTCAGCAACTTCTTCAGCAGGGTGCTGATATT GAGAAAATTCGCCTGGCGCTCAGCGAGGCCAATGCTCATATGGAGACCTCCACGGATTCCGAGAGCGTGGCAGCAGAAAGTGGACTCTCGGAGTCTGAGAGCGAGGATGCCAACATCCTGAACGTGGCGGAGCTAAGGGTGCCACTGGAATTGGGCTGGAAGCGGGAGACGGTGATCCGTGGTCTGACCAAGCAAGGTCAGATCCGTGGCGAAGTCACCTACTATGCACCGGGAAGCACGGCGCCTCTGAAGAGCAACGGACAGGTTTTTGCT ATCCTGGAGCAGCAGCCATCGAATCTGAGTCGTGAGAACTTTAGTTTCTCTGCACGAGCCATTGTTGGCTCATTCCTGCAGCCCGCTCCACCGCCGTACGCCAACGATGGCGAGTACATACGGATGACGGACGAGGATGTGGCCAAGCGGCTAGAGGATCTAAAGGTCTTCACCCGCCAGACACTCAACGTGGAGCAGCGCATTGAGATCGCCAAGCAGCAGCAGGCGATGCGTGATGCCAAGAAGTTGCAGAAGGAGGAGTTGGCCAGGAACAAGGAGAAGGCACGCCAGGAGAAGAACTCCAAGTTGGAGCAGCAGCGCAAGGACAAGGAGCTCAAGAATCAGCAGGCCGTCGAG gAGCGCAAAAAGCGTCAGGAGGAGCTAGATCGCCTTAAGCAAGAGGAATTGCTTAAGAAGCAACAG GAGAAAGAGAAGCGGCGTCAGGAGGCCATTTTAGCTAAGGAACAG GAgcttcaaaaacaaaaagagaTGTTGTTGGCTGCCGAAATG GAACGGGAGCGTCGTCGCCAGCACATGAGCCTCATCCGGATGCTAGAGGTGCGTCGCAAATTCGAGGATCGCGAGAAGAAAAAGCACCAGCTGGTGCTGGACCGTCTACTTCTCCGTGAGCGTCGCATGGCGGAGCGGAAACGAGATGCAGAGATCCTGCAGTTGATTAGGCGCCCCAACGAGGACTCTGAGCTGCCACAGGAGTTGGTAATCCCAGAGCTGGACAGGATTGCGGGCAACCGTCTTCCCGGCCAGGCAATGGCCGATCTGCTAATGGTCTTCGAATTCCTGCACAATTTCGGCGAGACTCTGGGCTTCGACATGGAATCACTGCCAACGCTCCAGAACTTACATGATGCTTTGATAAGCGATAGCAGCGCAGACGCTGAGGAGGAATTACTGTCGGTGATGACGCATCTATTGGTTTGTGCCATTGAGGATCCGGGTGTACCCAATCCCGGTAGACACACCACTTTGCTGGGACAATCGCTTCGCAACGCGGACATAACCAACTCGAATGTGTCAGAGATCTTGAGGATCTATCTGTATGCCACGGCTACGGGTGAGGTACGCCAGATGCATGGCATCACTGTGGATCGCGAGCGAGAGAGGAGAGTGCCCGATCATCATCAAGTGGATACCGATACCGCCACTCACTCCCATTCGGCCAAGAACCAGGAGTATTACAAGCTCCTCCACGAGAACGACACCTGGAAGCTATCGCACTCGCTGAAGGATCGCCCCTTCGTGGCACTAAATCCCACCCGTAAGGCCCAGATGTTAGCCCACCTTTGCAATGATCTGCTGATGAACAAGGCGGTGCTCCGCCAGATTGATGGCAGCCTGGAGACCTGCGCCCAGATGCGCAAGGAGAAGTACATGACGGACATGAAGGTGCGCAAGTACAAGGCACTCCATATGCGTAAGGCTCGAATTGAGGCCTATGAACGGGCACAAGCGGAGCGCGAGGCGGCAATGCAGGCGCTGATGGCGCAGCAGAAGCTAGATGCAGAGCGTCTGAAGGCGGAGGAGGAAGCCAAGGCCGCGGCAGCAGAGGAAGCAGCCGCTGCAGCCGAAACAGAGGAAGAGGCAACCAAGGGTGGCTCACCCAATGGCGAGAAGCCGAAAGAGGAGGATCAGGATGAACAGGCGGTCACCAAGGAGCCCCAGCAGCAGCCCATGGATGTGGATGGCGTGGCCGATGAGGAATCGCTGGTGAGCCCGGCCAAAAGCATCATCCAAGCGGATAACACACTTACGCCCAACAAACAGGACATGGCAACGCCCACCTATCAAATAAATGGATCCAGTACACCCACAACAAGTGCCACCACTGGATCCGAAGTGAGTGCCCTGCTGCAGGCCAAGAAAAGCGGAGCACGTAACTCCATTAACGATGAACACCACCATGATGTTAGCATTATCGACGATGATCTCTCTGACTTGGACTCGGAGATCACGAATGTCGAGGAAGACGAGGACAATCGCTTGAGTGCCGATGAGTTGCAGAAGAAGCTGGACAAGATTGTGAGGGCTTCTCTCAACTGCAAGGAGGCGCTGGAAAAGAGCACCAATCAGCTGAGGGCGGCCTGCTTTGGACAGGATCGTTTCTGGCGACGCTATTGGAAGTTGCCCAAGGCAGGTGGCATTTTTATTGAAGCCCTTGAGTCGGCCCAGAATGATATATGCGGTTATCATGAGGCCTTAGAGGGAATGGATGACAAGAAGGATGCAGCTAGCGAGAAGGAAAACGCGGAGAAGGAGAAAACCGAAGCGGAGTCCGCCGAACAACCCATGGAGGTGGATGAATCTCTCACGCAACTGGAGGATGGAGCTCCAGCTCAAAATGTTGAGCTTTCTGAAACTAATCAGCCGAATTCCCATCAAGAAGAGGaggatgacgatgatgatgtgACAGAGATCAACAAGGTGGAACCCGAAATTGTTGACCTgggcgatgatgatgatgatgcagCTCCACCACTGCCCAAAATAGAACCTCCTAGACCAGAGATCAAGGTTAAGTCAGAGATGGAGCTAATGGGTCCGCCGCCCACGACGATGATATCTACCAAGACAGACTTTGAGGCGGAAATCAAGATACCCGCAATGCCTGGCATATTAATGCCGCCTACcctcaacaacaacaacaacagcaataacaataacaacaacaacggaaGCGACAACTGTGATAAGTTGGAAACGGGCTTGAATCTGGGATTgggacagcagcagcagcagaactTTGGACAGGCTGTGATCAAGATGGAGGATATGAAGAAGGAGGATGACTGCATTATAGTCTCCACATCCAGTGCTGACGATACGCCCAAGTGGTTCTCTATTGTCCGTCGGGAAGTTCCGCTGATCAGTGAGCTGCCAGCGGAGGAGGGCGGCGTGGTGGGCCAGGAACTGCAGATCAGTTTTGCCAATCAGAACTGCTCGGCCCAGCTGCAGCTACAGGGACATCCTTGGGATCTGATCAACAACATGCAGTACTATTCGATCCCCATGGACGAATGCAAGGTGGACACCAGCAAGCTGGGCAACGAGTGCATCTTCTCGCTAAGTGGCTTGGATGAAAAGCAAATGCTGGCCAAGGTGGAGGAGTACAAGGCCCACAAGGTGGAGTCAAAAAACGGTCTGGGCTCTCCTCATCGCCACCACGAGACTGAAGATGATGAGGAGCAGGCCAAGCTGAGGTTGGATAAAAATTTCGACACCGAAATGGAAACGGATGCAGACGAACTCGCTGGCAAGGACAAGTTTTTTCGCTTGCGCTCTGATGCGCCCCCGGATACGGGAGGAGGGACAAACGAGGGGGGAGCCGATGTGAAGCCCAAGATTGAGCTGCGTTTGGATGAGGCGCTATCGCAGGCATATTACCACAATATAGCCAACATGTCACTGAGCAGTGTGCAAACGTATATTCCCATCGACATACCGCTGCCGCTCTCCATGACCCCCGATGAGCATCGTCTGCTGGAGCAGGTCAAGCTGGCGGGTTTCCCGGAACGAGTCCACGGGGTTTATGTGCCTCGCAGACAGCGCTACGGCTGGTGGCAGTTGGACGATGAACAGAAGTTGCGCCAGTTGCTCAAAACCCTTAATCCCTCTGGGCTGAGGGAGCGAGAATTGCAGGAGAACTTGCAGCGTTTCCTGGGCCTAGAACAGCCATTGGGTGTGAATTATCAGCTCAAATCGGATGCAGAGTTCCCGGAGGAGTTCCTTATGCCCGACAAGAAGGGTGATTGGAATCCTAAGGTGGCCAAACGTGTGGAACTTGCCCTCATTGAGCAACTGGAATCCCTGGAGGACAAGGTGGCCAGTGCCTCGATGCAATTGAAGAACTGGCAATTGCCCAATCGCGTGGAGAGTGAACTCACCCTGGACTCGCAGGAGGATGTTACCGAAGAGGATTTCGTGAGCATTATACCCATGATCCGGGAGAGAATAATTGATTTGGAGGCGAATATCGAAAGGCGCTATCTGAAGCCCCCCTTGGGTTCGCAGACTGGCGATGCCCATTTGGCGGTGATTGCCCAGAACCAGCATACCAGCACCCAGACGCAGAATTCCGCATCGGCGGCAGCATATCTCCTGCAgatgcaacagcagcagcagcaacaattggcccaacagcagcagcaacaaggATCGGGAACGGGTAATAACATGAATCCCTCGTCCTTCAATGAGCGCACCATGGCTCtggcggcggcagcagcagcttcGGGAACAGGAAACAACGCCGCTGGAGCCGGGAACTCGGCAACCGGAGGAGGAGTAACCCCCTGTGAATCGGGCAGTGGGGAACCTAATTCCGGAAATGCCTCGCCGGCCAGCAACTGCGACAGCGATCGGGATGAGAAGGTGGAGCACATTCCCAAGGGATTGGTGCAGTGGCGTGATGCAGTTTCCCGGTCGCACACGACCGCCCAGCTGGCGATGGCCCTGTACGTCCTGGAATCCTGCGTGGCCTGGGACAAGAGCATTATGAAAGCG GTATTGCTACGAGTGCGTGAACAAAGCCACCAATGA